The Streptomyces spororaveus genome includes a region encoding these proteins:
- a CDS encoding non-ribosomal peptide synthetase, with the protein MSDLAERLGRLPQGQRSRLLGRMRNQMTAGVGRRIELARADHGPRSRSSFQQEQMWFVDKLGAGKARNNIALAIGLGGPLDRAALHEALNAVVARHQVLHSKLVEIDGVPWQEPVPSFVLGVQSTDLSGGDDADRELAELTASCAAAPFDLAAGPPVRAHLVRLGPERHVLLWIVHHIAWDPGSTRIFTEELTAGYAAAAAGRRPEAPRLAVEYADFAAWQRAKLENDEHGRALAAKWRQLLAGAVATEVLPDHPRGPETRGDGRGLKLTLDQKLLDRLTELADANSTTVFTTLLAAFNALLRHWTRTEDVVVGTASASRPHPDLEQVIGCFVQMITLRTEVTDRLTFRELVTRTASSVMDSFTNSELPFEQVVEAVRPVRDPLRHPLFQIEFTSLGRWGTHRAQAADVEFTMDQLHDGAAKFDMSFLVGENDGLELSLEYNTSLYRHGTASALLAAFRQVLEQVAENPDLQVGDISLVEEPAASRHARELSRGGPVDEAAWTTTLDRAFRERATIHPDAVAVRHGSTRLDYAALDRWSEAIAHRLRDRGVRHGDPVAVCVSRGPSAVAGVLGVLKAGAHYIPVDPAAPAERTRTVLADAKVRHALVDEAARLPVPLELVTTGTAAPVREVPSLAPTATPGDLAYVLYTSGSSGTPKGVMIEHRSVTHFSRTIAKAYEIRAEDRVLHFAPLTFDVSVFEIFTTLLAGGSLVIATDDERRDPALLQTRMREDAVTVAELPPALLPLLDQAALPGLRLVSVGGEAFPGRLVAEWTAGERRFVNGYGPTEATVAVTLMDCTGSYDRNPPIGRPMPGHQAFVLDERLRPVPPGVPGELCVSGPGVARGYLGRPDLTADRFADNPYADGPETARLYRTGDLVRWLPGGNLDFLGRTDRQLKVRGHRIEPGEVESVLTGHPSVQQAVVVAQPAAGGERMLAAYVTVEQVGSYASEVADAEGLRAYAAGRLPGYMVPVVVVLDELPLTPHGKVDTAALPLPAEQSAQGGTPPRDAVEEQICRDILTPLLEWQNPDVEGDFFALGGSSLQATIVVSRVRALFGIDIALADFFGRPTVSGLAELVRTAKAEAAGEQDRLLAVFEQIENMSDDEAAALLGSLQHPDGA; encoded by the coding sequence ATGTCTGATCTCGCCGAACGGCTCGGCCGTCTGCCCCAGGGACAGCGCTCCCGGCTGCTGGGACGGATGCGCAACCAGATGACGGCCGGAGTGGGCCGCCGCATCGAACTGGCGCGCGCCGACCACGGACCGCGGTCCCGCTCCTCGTTCCAGCAGGAGCAGATGTGGTTCGTCGACAAGCTCGGCGCCGGCAAGGCCCGCAACAACATAGCCCTGGCCATAGGCCTGGGCGGACCCCTCGACCGGGCCGCCCTGCACGAGGCTCTCAACGCCGTCGTCGCCCGCCACCAGGTGCTGCACAGCAAACTCGTCGAGATCGACGGGGTCCCCTGGCAGGAACCCGTCCCCTCCTTCGTGCTCGGCGTCCAGAGCACCGACCTGTCGGGCGGCGACGACGCCGACCGCGAACTCGCCGAGCTCACCGCGAGCTGCGCCGCCGCCCCCTTCGACCTGGCCGCCGGCCCGCCCGTCCGCGCCCACCTCGTGCGCCTCGGCCCGGAGCGCCACGTCCTGCTCTGGATCGTCCACCACATCGCCTGGGACCCGGGCTCGACCCGGATCTTCACCGAGGAACTGACCGCCGGCTACGCGGCCGCCGCCGCGGGCAGGCGCCCCGAGGCCCCCCGGCTCGCTGTCGAGTACGCCGACTTCGCGGCCTGGCAGCGCGCCAAGCTGGAGAACGACGAGCACGGCCGGGCGCTGGCCGCCAAGTGGCGCCAGCTCCTGGCCGGCGCCGTCGCCACCGAGGTCCTGCCCGACCACCCGCGCGGCCCCGAGACCCGCGGCGACGGCCGCGGTCTGAAGCTGACCCTGGACCAGAAACTGCTGGACCGCCTCACCGAGCTCGCCGACGCCAACAGCACCACCGTCTTCACCACCCTGCTCGCCGCCTTCAACGCGCTGCTGCGGCACTGGACCCGCACCGAGGACGTCGTCGTCGGCACGGCCAGCGCCTCCCGGCCGCACCCCGACCTGGAGCAGGTCATCGGCTGCTTCGTCCAGATGATCACCCTGCGGACCGAGGTCACCGACCGGCTCACCTTCCGCGAGCTGGTCACCCGCACCGCGTCCTCCGTCATGGACTCCTTCACCAACAGCGAGCTGCCCTTCGAGCAGGTCGTCGAGGCCGTCCGCCCGGTGCGCGACCCGCTGCGCCACCCGCTCTTCCAGATCGAGTTCACCTCGCTGGGCCGCTGGGGCACCCACCGGGCGCAGGCCGCCGACGTCGAGTTCACCATGGACCAACTCCACGACGGCGCGGCCAAGTTCGACATGAGCTTCCTGGTCGGCGAGAACGACGGCCTGGAACTCTCCCTCGAATACAACACCTCCCTGTACCGGCACGGCACGGCGAGCGCCCTGCTCGCCGCCTTCCGCCAGGTCCTGGAGCAGGTCGCCGAGAACCCCGACCTCCAGGTCGGCGACATCAGCCTCGTCGAGGAGCCGGCCGCCTCCCGGCACGCCCGCGAGCTGTCCCGCGGCGGCCCCGTCGACGAGGCCGCCTGGACCACCACCCTGGACCGCGCGTTCCGGGAGCGGGCCACCATCCACCCCGACGCCGTCGCCGTCCGCCACGGCTCCACCCGGCTCGACTACGCGGCACTGGACCGCTGGTCCGAGGCCATCGCCCACCGGCTGCGCGACCGCGGCGTCCGCCACGGCGACCCCGTCGCCGTGTGCGTGTCCCGGGGCCCGTCCGCCGTCGCCGGAGTCCTCGGCGTGCTCAAGGCGGGCGCCCACTACATCCCGGTCGACCCGGCCGCCCCGGCCGAGCGCACCCGTACGGTCCTCGCCGACGCCAAGGTCCGCCACGCCCTCGTCGACGAGGCCGCGCGGCTGCCCGTACCGCTGGAGCTGGTGACCACCGGTACGGCGGCCCCCGTCCGTGAGGTCCCCTCCCTCGCGCCGACCGCCACCCCCGGCGACCTGGCGTACGTGCTCTACACCTCGGGCAGCAGCGGAACCCCCAAGGGGGTCATGATCGAGCACCGCTCGGTCACCCACTTCTCCCGCACCATCGCCAAGGCCTACGAGATCAGGGCCGAGGACCGGGTCCTGCACTTCGCCCCGCTCACCTTCGACGTCTCCGTCTTCGAGATCTTCACCACCCTGCTGGCGGGCGGCTCGCTCGTCATCGCCACCGACGACGAGCGCCGCGATCCCGCCCTGCTCCAGACCCGGATGCGCGAGGACGCGGTCACCGTCGCGGAACTCCCGCCCGCCCTGCTGCCGTTGCTCGACCAGGCCGCCCTGCCCGGCCTGCGGCTCGTCTCGGTGGGCGGCGAGGCCTTCCCCGGCCGGCTGGTCGCCGAATGGACCGCGGGGGAGCGCAGGTTCGTCAACGGGTACGGGCCCACCGAGGCGACCGTCGCCGTCACCCTCATGGACTGCACCGGCAGCTACGACCGCAACCCGCCGATCGGCCGCCCCATGCCGGGCCACCAGGCCTTCGTCCTCGACGAGCGGCTGCGCCCGGTCCCGCCCGGCGTACCCGGCGAACTGTGCGTCTCCGGCCCGGGCGTGGCCCGCGGCTACCTGGGCCGCCCCGATCTCACCGCCGACCGCTTCGCCGACAACCCCTACGCGGACGGCCCCGAGACGGCCCGCCTCTACCGCACCGGCGACCTGGTCCGCTGGCTGCCCGGCGGCAACCTGGACTTCCTCGGCCGCACCGACCGCCAGCTCAAGGTACGGGGCCACCGCATCGAGCCGGGCGAGGTCGAGTCCGTGCTCACCGGGCACCCCTCCGTGCAGCAGGCCGTCGTGGTGGCCCAGCCCGCCGCGGGCGGCGAGCGCATGCTGGCCGCCTACGTCACCGTCGAACAAGTGGGCTCGTACGCCTCCGAGGTGGCCGACGCCGAGGGCCTGCGCGCCTACGCCGCCGGCCGCCTGCCCGGCTACATGGTGCCGGTCGTCGTCGTCCTGGACGAACTGCCCCTCACCCCGCACGGCAAGGTCGACACCGCGGCCCTGCCCCTGCCCGCCGAGCAGTCGGCACAGGGCGGTACACCTCCGCGCGACGCCGTCGAGGAGCAGATCTGCCGCGACATCCTCACCCCGCTGCTCGAATGGCAGAACCCGGACGTGGAAGGCGACTTCTTCGCCCTGGGCGGCAGCTCCCTGCAGGCCACCATCGTGGTCTCCCGGGTCCGCGCCCTGTTCGGCATCGACATCGCCCTGGCCGACTTCTTCGGCCGCCCCACCGTCTCGGGCCTGGCCGAACTGGTCCGCACGGCCAAGGCCGAGGCCGCAGGCGAACAGGACCGGCTGCTCGCGGTCTTCGAGCAGATCGAGAACATGAGCGACGACGAGGCCGCCGCCCTCCTCGGCTCCCTCCAGCACCCGGACGGTGCCTGA
- a CDS encoding non-ribosomal peptide synthetase, giving the protein MSESLAERIAALPKSRRALFQALTGRTGGRSAVREDPEPAPRDPAEAPVLSFAQRRLWFIDQLQPGSPAYNVPVATRIRGPLDVPALHAALQDIVDRHEVLRTVYTYREGATEAVPRVVDGYRLPLPLTELPDEDAARPFYDADAGAPFDLAGAVPLRARLGRIGAEDHVLVLNLHHIVTDGWSMRVLYTELERAYAARTGAPGEAAAPLALQYADFATWQRRRVSGDRLEGLTSFWREELDGATPVDLPTDRPRPPVFGHAGASRYIDLPPRLIARLREFGKSEGATLYMTMLAGFAATLRRWTGQEDIVVGTSVSGRDHPAFGDLIGFFVNTLPLRIRTGGDPGFAELVRATRHTTLQAYAHQELPFDLIVDALALPRDPSRPPLTSVMFLLDETPDTAPGLAGVTTEPIDFSSHATKYDLMISVHDTGTAVRALVEYPTALFDATTVDRLLGHFLTTLEGALDRPDAPLSALPLLTDGERRAALDDWNATRAPFPQDACLHQLFEQHADRRPDAPAVILGGLGGWNITYRELEERANRLAHRLTEAGAGPDRTVALCLRRGPGLVTAILAVLKAGGAYVPLDPDYPAERLALLLRDSAPPIVVSDAELIGRLPVPAGTAQVLLDTDRAALAERPATRPAVPVTSRDLAYVIFTSGSTGTPKGIALEHRGVVNNLLDLNRSYGIGPGDSVLALSSPSFDMSVYETLGILAAGGTLVLPDPAAAKDPAHWADLVERHGVTVWNSAPALLGLLADQLEHADGPRLPTLRTAFLGGDWIPVTQPDRIRAFAPGLSFVALGGATEASIHSVEYRVGRVDPQWTKLPYGRPMANQHTYILDPNDRLVPVGVPGELHLGGVGLARGYLGRPELTEERFVHVELGPGRTERLYRTGDLARYGADGTIELLGRTDFRIKLNGLRIEPGEVESALRDRPGVREAVVAARRTAGSDRLVGYVVPEEGADLDTAALRTALAAVLPPHCVPAELVLLERLPLSPNGKVDRGALPDPRQGTPAPDRTPAAPAGGDPVALRIAAVWAEVLGAAEVAPDDDFFALGGDSFAAVRAVRAVATALPDSGAAALRVVDLFSNPTPAGLAARTAELGGGRTQVHSLLHRLTPTRPAGTTSLTLVCFPHGGGDAIAYQPLAAQLPPHIELLAVSPPGHDPLRPGPMLAVAEFAERAAEEIARTVRGPYAVYGHCAGVVTALETTHVLERLGQRPIALDLAAALPEEDPEYALEMERVSGDDDLVAYLTTMDGFDGVLDDSDLTAVLRMVRHDMTEAARFFARTPGGYDRPLDTPLTCIIGDADDATEGYENGYRAWGRYAADVRLAVIPGGRHYFAKHLPDRLAALLDDLHRNGGTHV; this is encoded by the coding sequence GTGAGCGAGTCCCTCGCCGAACGCATAGCCGCACTGCCGAAGTCCCGCCGGGCACTGTTCCAGGCCCTGACGGGCCGCACCGGCGGGCGCTCCGCCGTACGGGAGGACCCTGAGCCGGCACCCCGCGACCCCGCCGAGGCGCCCGTGCTCTCCTTCGCGCAGCGCCGCCTCTGGTTCATCGACCAGCTCCAGCCGGGCAGCCCCGCCTACAACGTGCCGGTCGCCACCCGCATCCGCGGCCCGCTCGACGTCCCCGCCCTGCACGCGGCGCTCCAGGACATCGTGGACCGCCACGAGGTGCTGCGGACCGTCTACACCTACCGGGAGGGCGCCACCGAGGCCGTGCCCCGCGTCGTGGACGGCTACCGGCTGCCCCTGCCGCTGACCGAACTGCCCGACGAGGACGCCGCCCGGCCGTTCTACGACGCCGACGCGGGCGCCCCCTTCGACCTGGCCGGCGCCGTCCCGCTGCGGGCCCGGCTCGGCCGGATCGGCGCCGAGGACCATGTCCTCGTCCTCAACCTGCACCACATCGTCACCGACGGCTGGTCCATGCGGGTCCTGTACACCGAACTGGAGCGCGCCTACGCCGCCCGCACCGGGGCACCCGGCGAGGCGGCGGCCCCGCTCGCCCTCCAGTACGCGGACTTCGCCACCTGGCAGCGCCGCCGCGTCAGCGGGGACCGGCTGGAGGGCCTCACCTCCTTCTGGCGGGAGGAACTGGACGGCGCCACCCCCGTCGACCTGCCCACCGACCGGCCCAGACCGCCCGTCTTCGGGCACGCCGGAGCCTCCCGCTACATCGACCTCCCGCCCCGGCTCATCGCCCGGCTGCGGGAGTTCGGCAAATCCGAGGGCGCCACCCTCTACATGACGATGCTGGCCGGCTTCGCCGCCACCCTGCGCCGCTGGACCGGCCAGGAGGACATCGTCGTCGGCACCTCCGTCTCCGGCCGCGACCACCCGGCCTTCGGCGACCTCATCGGCTTCTTCGTCAACACCCTGCCGCTGCGCATCAGAACCGGCGGCGATCCCGGCTTCGCCGAACTGGTCCGCGCCACCCGCCACACCACCCTCCAGGCGTACGCGCACCAGGAACTGCCCTTCGACCTGATCGTCGACGCCCTCGCACTGCCCCGCGACCCCAGCCGGCCGCCGCTCACCTCCGTGATGTTCCTCCTCGACGAGACTCCGGACACCGCCCCGGGCCTCGCGGGCGTCACCACCGAGCCCATCGACTTCTCCTCGCACGCCACCAAGTACGACCTCATGATCAGCGTCCACGACACCGGCACCGCGGTCCGCGCCCTCGTGGAGTACCCCACCGCGCTCTTCGACGCCACGACCGTGGACCGGCTGCTCGGCCACTTCCTCACCACCCTCGAAGGGGCGCTCGACCGCCCCGACGCCCCGCTGTCCGCCCTGCCGCTCCTCACCGACGGCGAGCGCCGGGCCGCCCTGGACGACTGGAACGCCACCCGCGCCCCCTTCCCCCAGGACGCCTGCCTGCACCAGCTGTTCGAGCAGCACGCCGACCGGCGGCCCGACGCGCCCGCCGTGATCCTCGGCGGACTCGGCGGCTGGAACATCACCTACCGGGAGCTGGAGGAGCGCGCCAACCGGCTCGCGCACCGGCTCACCGAGGCCGGCGCCGGCCCCGACCGGACCGTCGCCCTGTGCCTGCGCCGCGGCCCCGGCCTGGTCACCGCGATCCTCGCCGTCCTCAAGGCCGGCGGGGCCTACGTACCCCTGGACCCGGACTACCCGGCGGAACGCCTGGCGCTGCTGCTGCGGGACTCCGCGCCGCCCATCGTCGTCTCCGACGCCGAACTCATCGGCCGGCTGCCCGTCCCCGCCGGCACCGCGCAGGTGCTGCTCGACACCGACCGGGCCGCGCTCGCCGAACGCCCCGCGACCCGCCCGGCCGTCCCCGTCACCTCGCGGGACCTGGCCTACGTCATCTTCACCTCGGGCTCCACCGGCACCCCCAAGGGGATCGCCCTGGAACACCGGGGCGTGGTCAACAACCTCCTCGACCTCAACCGCTCCTACGGCATCGGCCCCGGCGACTCCGTCCTCGCCCTGTCCTCGCCCAGCTTCGACATGAGCGTCTACGAGACCCTCGGCATCCTGGCCGCGGGCGGCACCCTCGTCCTGCCCGACCCGGCCGCCGCCAAGGACCCGGCGCACTGGGCCGACCTCGTCGAACGGCACGGGGTCACCGTCTGGAACTCCGCCCCGGCCCTCCTCGGGCTCCTGGCCGACCAGCTCGAACACGCGGACGGTCCCCGGCTGCCCACCCTGCGCACGGCGTTCCTCGGCGGCGACTGGATCCCCGTCACCCAGCCCGACCGGATCCGCGCCTTCGCCCCCGGCCTGTCCTTCGTCGCCCTCGGCGGGGCGACCGAGGCCTCCATCCACTCGGTGGAGTACCGGGTCGGCCGGGTCGATCCGCAGTGGACGAAGCTCCCGTACGGGCGGCCCATGGCCAACCAGCACACGTACATCCTCGACCCGAACGACCGCCTCGTTCCCGTCGGCGTACCCGGCGAACTCCACCTCGGCGGCGTCGGACTGGCCCGCGGCTACCTGGGCCGGCCCGAGCTCACCGAGGAGAGGTTCGTCCACGTCGAACTGGGGCCCGGCCGCACCGAACGCCTCTACCGCACCGGCGACCTGGCCCGCTACGGCGCCGACGGCACCATCGAACTCCTCGGCCGCACCGACTTCCGGATCAAGCTGAACGGGCTGCGCATCGAACCCGGCGAGGTGGAGAGCGCGCTGCGCGACCGCCCCGGGGTCCGCGAGGCCGTCGTGGCCGCCCGCCGCACCGCCGGCTCCGACCGCCTGGTCGGCTACGTGGTGCCCGAGGAGGGCGCCGACCTCGACACAGCGGCCCTGCGGACCGCCCTCGCGGCCGTCCTGCCCCCGCACTGCGTCCCCGCCGAACTGGTCCTGCTGGAGCGGCTCCCGCTCAGCCCCAACGGCAAGGTGGACCGCGGCGCGCTGCCCGACCCGCGGCAGGGCACCCCCGCGCCGGACCGGACCCCCGCCGCACCCGCCGGCGGGGACCCCGTCGCCCTGCGGATCGCCGCCGTCTGGGCCGAGGTGCTCGGCGCCGCCGAGGTGGCGCCCGACGACGACTTCTTCGCCCTCGGCGGGGACTCCTTCGCCGCCGTGCGCGCGGTCCGCGCCGTCGCCACCGCCCTGCCGGACAGCGGTGCCGCCGCCCTGCGCGTCGTCGACCTCTTCAGCAACCCGACCCCGGCCGGCCTCGCCGCCCGCACCGCCGAACTCGGCGGTGGCCGCACCCAGGTGCACAGCCTGCTGCACCGGCTCACCCCCACACGCCCGGCCGGCACCACCTCGCTGACCCTCGTCTGCTTCCCGCACGGCGGCGGCGACGCCATCGCCTACCAGCCCCTCGCGGCCCAGCTCCCGCCGCACATCGAGCTCCTGGCCGTCTCCCCGCCCGGACACGACCCGCTGCGCCCCGGCCCGATGCTGGCGGTGGCCGAGTTCGCGGAACGCGCCGCCGAGGAGATCGCCCGCACCGTGCGGGGCCCGTACGCGGTCTACGGTCACTGCGCCGGAGTCGTCACCGCCCTGGAGACCACCCACGTACTGGAACGGCTGGGGCAGCGCCCGATCGCCCTCGACCTCGCCGCGGCCCTCCCGGAGGAGGACCCCGAGTACGCCCTGGAGATGGAACGCGTCTCCGGCGACGACGACCTCGTCGCCTACCTGACGACCATGGACGGCTTCGACGGCGTCCTCGACGACAGCGACCTGACCGCGGTCCTGCGGATGGTCCGCCACGACATGACCGAGGCCGCCCGCTTCTTCGCCCGCACCCCGGGCGGCTACGACCGGCCCCTGGACACCCCGCTCACCTGCATCATCGGCGACGCCGACGACGCGACCGAGGGCTACGAGAACGGCTACCGCGCCTGGGGCCGGTACGCGGCCGACGTACGCCTCGCCGTGATCCCCGGGGGCCGCCACTACTTCGCCAAGCACCTGCCCGACCGGCTCGCCGCTCTCCTCGACGACCTGCACCGCAACGGAGGAACCCATGTCTGA
- a CDS encoding condensation domain-containing protein, with product MADPAGLEGALAALPEAKRELARLMLAARQPVPAHPAPRSGAGPVPPTALQSRLWRQERTHPAAATGSHALRLTGPLDPGRLVAALTGVLRRHEALRTRLSVSTTGQPRLHVDGEPVLRLTRADLSGLTPRAAAERVALQSTESASTVLDLESGRTSAFRLLRLAPGEHVLILASHLAVFDGWSSGVFLADLAAGYREGPAALAPPGLQFPDYADWQHRWLSGPDGTAELARRRAVFAADPPAPRAPGGFERGHLPVRLARGPVDAGLELGAAEGATPFMTLLAALAVVLARREGRTSQVIGTPAAGRFAGALEGAVGQFTTVVPIRLDLAGGPTFRELLHRTRTAVAEALAHQRLPVDVLFGDGTPPPYRVLFALHNYPSVPLDLPGIEVGQLPGPPARHLELYSPDPAAALACVGLVERDGEIGGTAEYNRHAATPEDVRGLLTGIEDVLDRAAAAPASPLTT from the coding sequence ATGGCCGACCCGGCCGGGCTCGAAGGGGCGCTCGCCGCGCTCCCCGAGGCGAAGCGGGAACTCGCCCGCCTGATGCTGGCCGCCCGGCAGCCCGTACCCGCCCATCCGGCCCCGCGCTCCGGCGCGGGGCCGGTCCCCCCGACCGCGCTCCAGTCCCGGCTGTGGCGCCAAGAGCGCACCCACCCGGCCGCCGCCACCGGCTCGCACGCACTGCGGCTGACCGGCCCGCTCGACCCCGGCCGGCTCGTGGCGGCCCTCACCGGGGTGCTGCGCCGCCACGAGGCGCTGCGCACGCGCCTGTCCGTCTCCACCACCGGGCAGCCGAGGCTGCACGTGGACGGGGAGCCGGTGCTGCGGCTCACCCGGGCCGATCTCTCGGGCCTCACCCCGCGGGCCGCGGCCGAACGCGTGGCCCTGCAGAGCACCGAGAGCGCCTCCACCGTCCTGGACCTGGAGAGCGGCCGCACCAGCGCGTTCCGGCTGCTGCGGCTCGCCCCCGGCGAGCACGTCCTGATCCTCGCCTCCCACCTCGCGGTCTTCGACGGCTGGTCCTCCGGGGTCTTCCTCGCGGACCTGGCCGCCGGCTACCGCGAGGGTCCGGCGGCCCTCGCGCCGCCCGGACTCCAGTTCCCCGACTACGCCGACTGGCAGCACCGCTGGCTCTCCGGACCCGACGGCACCGCCGAACTCGCCCGCCGCCGAGCGGTGTTCGCCGCCGACCCGCCCGCACCCCGGGCGCCCGGCGGATTCGAACGCGGCCATCTGCCCGTACGGCTGGCCCGCGGACCCGTCGACGCCGGACTGGAGCTGGGCGCGGCCGAGGGAGCCACCCCGTTCATGACGCTGCTCGCCGCGCTGGCCGTCGTACTGGCCCGCAGGGAAGGCCGTACCTCCCAGGTGATCGGCACCCCGGCGGCCGGCCGCTTCGCCGGGGCGCTCGAAGGCGCCGTCGGACAGTTCACCACGGTGGTGCCGATCCGGCTCGACCTCGCCGGCGGCCCCACCTTCCGGGAGCTGCTGCACCGCACCCGCACCGCCGTGGCCGAGGCGCTCGCCCACCAACGCCTGCCCGTGGACGTCCTGTTCGGCGACGGCACGCCTCCCCCGTACCGCGTCCTGTTCGCCCTCCACAACTACCCGTCCGTCCCCCTGGACCTGCCGGGCATCGAGGTCGGCCAGCTCCCCGGGCCGCCCGCCCGCCACCTGGAGCTCTACAGCCCCGACCCGGCCGCCGCCCTCGCCTGCGTCGGCCTCGTGGAACGGGACGGCGAGATCGGCGGCACCGCCGAGTACAACCGCCACGCGGCCACGCCCGAGGACGTGCGAGGGCTGCTCACCGGAATCGAGGACGTGCTGGACCGGGCCGCCGCCGCGCCCGCATCCCCGCTCACCACCTAG
- a CDS encoding MFS transporter yields MALGRHSDFNRLWFGQTVSNFGDKISLLALPTLAVVVLDGGALEVGVLGALRFLPFLLLAPIAGLVADRVSRRTVMIAADLGRFLALGTIPLAFALDSVSMTHVYVVAALTGVLTTFFEVSYQSWLPQLIGTENLIEGNTKLQISRSVAEAVGAGAGGALIQLLGAARAITADAFTFLVSLVALLVIRHRDTRERTQERKASAKAEMKEGMKTLFGNPVLRGLFTANVVVNLGAAMGDALLIVYAYKVLDLSPGQVGAAFAVMSVFVIVGAVLSEVVSKSLSVGRLLVITAVVLGAGYILVPTGGAVGGFVGLIVVQAVIGFVSPMFDIHVLSLVQGVTPNEQMGRVSGTALSAVYGALSLGYFAGGALGEGIGLTAGLAVAGAVTIAGGLTLLTGPVAKIKEMPAGDNAEEGSPAADEARITA; encoded by the coding sequence ATGGCACTCGGTCGGCATTCCGATTTCAATCGCCTGTGGTTCGGGCAGACCGTCAGCAACTTCGGCGACAAGATCTCCCTCCTCGCACTTCCGACCCTCGCGGTCGTGGTGCTGGACGGCGGAGCCCTGGAGGTCGGCGTGCTGGGGGCGCTGCGCTTCCTCCCCTTCCTCCTGCTCGCCCCGATCGCCGGGCTGGTGGCCGACCGGGTCTCGCGGCGCACAGTGATGATCGCCGCCGACCTGGGCCGCTTCCTGGCCCTCGGCACGATTCCGCTCGCATTCGCCCTCGATTCCGTCAGCATGACCCACGTCTACGTCGTGGCCGCTCTCACCGGTGTCCTCACCACCTTCTTCGAGGTCTCCTACCAGTCCTGGCTGCCGCAGCTCATCGGCACCGAGAACCTCATCGAGGGCAATACCAAACTCCAGATCAGCCGGAGCGTCGCGGAGGCGGTCGGCGCCGGCGCCGGCGGCGCCCTCATCCAGCTGCTCGGCGCCGCACGCGCCATCACCGCCGACGCGTTCACCTTCCTCGTCTCGCTCGTGGCCCTCCTCGTCATCCGCCACCGGGACACCCGCGAGCGGACCCAGGAGCGCAAGGCCTCCGCCAAGGCGGAGATGAAGGAGGGAATGAAGACCCTCTTCGGCAATCCGGTCCTGCGCGGCCTGTTCACCGCCAACGTCGTGGTCAACCTCGGCGCCGCCATGGGTGACGCCCTGCTGATCGTCTACGCGTACAAGGTGCTGGACCTCAGCCCCGGCCAGGTCGGTGCGGCCTTCGCCGTCATGTCGGTCTTCGTGATCGTCGGCGCGGTGCTCTCCGAGGTCGTCTCCAAGAGCCTCTCGGTGGGCCGCCTGCTGGTCATCACGGCGGTCGTGCTCGGCGCCGGCTACATCCTGGTCCCGACGGGCGGCGCGGTCGGCGGCTTCGTCGGCCTGATCGTGGTCCAGGCCGTCATCGGTTTCGTCTCCCCGATGTTCGACATCCACGTCCTCAGCCTCGTGCAGGGTGTCACCCCGAACGAGCAGATGGGCCGCGTCAGCGGCACCGCCCTCTCCGCGGTCTACGGAGCCCTGTCGCTGGGCTACTTCGCCGGCGGCGCGCTCGGCGAGGGCATCGGCCTGACGGCCGGCCTCGCGGTGGCCGGCGCGGTCACCATCGCCGGCGGACTGACCCTGCTGACCGGGCCGGTGGCCAAGATCAAGGAAATGCCCGCCGGCGACAACGCCGAGGAGGGATCTCCGGCGGCGGACGAGGCCAGGATCACCGCCTGA